Below is a genomic region from Spartinivicinus marinus.
TCACAGTATAATGTGATAATTTCATAAAGTTAGCAATTTCTTTATTTGTATACCCATGAGACAAATAATGCAAGCAGTCTATCTGTCGCTTATTTAGCTTAGGTAAATCAAAAAACTCTGTCGAAAAACTATCAAGCAACTTCCATTGAAAAGTTTGAGTTAAACCTATCAAGGTAAGAATCGACTTTGAAAGAAAATGTCGAAAGTCTTGATTTTTACCATCATAACATACACTTAAAACACTTCGGTTGTTATTAGCCACTACAGGAATAGATAGGCCATTTTTTAAGCCAAAGCTCTCTGCTTCATTAATGATTTTTTTAGCTGTAATAGTCACTTGAGGCATCTCATAAGCTTCTTGCCATATAATAGGAGTAATAGACTTGAAACAATGCTGAGCTGGGGCATCTTGGTATATGTAATCTTTTTTTTCAAAACGTTGCATCCACTCATGAGGGAAGTTAGTTATCACTCCTGCTCCTGGATTGGATAAATTACCAAATAGTAACATTGGAAATCCGTACTGTTCTAACTGCTTGAATAACCAGCATTCAATTTCAGAGTACTCGCTAATAGCAGCTAACTCATCAAACCATGATAGAGGGTGCACTTCATTCATAGACTCACTCTTTATTAATGATCAACTCTTGATTAATGATCAATTTGGGAAAGCGGATAAATGTTTGTATAAATTCTATAACACTTAGCAGCTTATTGGCCTTAGACAAAAGTATATACTAGCCGCTCCCATTAAACTTTTGTGAAAGTTATGCTAACTTCATAAAGTATACATAAAATAAACGATATAGAGAGTGTAACTACCAACAAACTCACGTCAACATCATCGCTCTATACAAATTTGCTAAATTCGTCAACCCACAGATGTGGGTTTTTCTTTTTAGAAACTTCACTACACTTCCAAATCAAAGGCTGAAGTGAAATAGCTTTTCAAATAGCGCCACAATACAAGCTCACATTAATTTTCACACATTGTCGAAATTAATTAACTATTACTTTTTTAGTCAACAATATTTTGACTAAAAATACATGCTTAATCTAATTTAAGCGGCAGTAATATTAGAGCAATATAC
It encodes:
- a CDS encoding autoinducer binding domain-containing protein, with the protein product MNEVHPLSWFDELAAISEYSEIECWLFKQLEQYGFPMLLFGNLSNPGAGVITNFPHEWMQRFEKKDYIYQDAPAQHCFKSITPIIWQEAYEMPQVTITAKKIINEAESFGLKNGLSIPVVANNNRSVLSVCYDGKNQDFRHFLSKSILTLIGLTQTFQWKLLDSFSTEFFDLPKLNKRQIDCLHYLSHGYTNKEIANFMKLSHYTVTDIVCELLKILNASNRTEAVMLAIKQGVI